Proteins encoded within one genomic window of Streptomyces kaniharaensis:
- the hutH gene encoding histidine ammonia-lyase, with amino-acid sequence MHSAAAPDASLVQVGKADVSAEDVLAVARGNARVEIGPDALAEMAAARARIDALAAEPRPVYGVSTGFGALAVRHISPELRAQLQRSLVRSHAAGMGPVVEREVVRALMFLRMKTLASGRTGVRPLVAETMAALLNAGITPVVREFGSLGCSGDLAPLSHCALVLMGEGVATGPDGVEKPAGELLAAAGIEPVELLEKEGLALINGTDGMLGMLVMAIADLQRLFTTADITAAMSLEALLGSDKVLAPELHAPIRPHPGQALSAANMLAVLKDSGLTGHHQDDAPRVQDAYSIRCAPQVAGAGRDTVAHARLVASRELAASVDNPVVLPDGRVESNGNFHGAPVAYVLDFLAIAAADLGSISERRTDRLLDKARSHGLPAFLADDPGVDSGLMIAQYTQAALVSENKRLAVPASVDSIPSSAMQEDHVSMGWSAARKLRQAVENLGRILAVELTAAARALEIRQQADAAGRIAPATAAALAVAREAGVGGAGRDRFLSPDLEAAAALVASGELVRAVEKVTGPLA; translated from the coding sequence ATGCACAGTGCTGCGGCCCCCGACGCGTCCCTCGTCCAGGTCGGCAAGGCCGACGTCAGCGCCGAGGACGTGCTGGCCGTTGCCCGGGGTAACGCCCGGGTCGAGATCGGTCCCGACGCGCTCGCCGAGATGGCGGCGGCCCGGGCGCGGATCGATGCTCTCGCGGCCGAGCCGCGTCCCGTCTACGGCGTGTCCACCGGTTTCGGTGCGCTCGCCGTCCGCCACATCAGCCCCGAACTGCGCGCGCAGCTCCAGCGCTCGCTGGTGCGCTCGCACGCGGCCGGGATGGGCCCGGTCGTGGAGCGCGAGGTGGTCCGGGCGCTGATGTTCCTGCGGATGAAGACGCTGGCCTCCGGCCGCACCGGCGTGCGCCCGCTGGTCGCCGAGACCATGGCCGCCCTGCTCAACGCGGGCATCACCCCGGTGGTCCGGGAGTTCGGTTCGCTCGGCTGCTCCGGTGACCTCGCGCCGCTCTCGCACTGCGCGCTGGTCCTGATGGGCGAGGGCGTGGCCACCGGCCCGGACGGCGTGGAGAAGCCCGCCGGCGAGCTGCTCGCCGCGGCCGGGATCGAGCCGGTGGAGCTGCTGGAGAAGGAGGGCCTGGCCCTCATCAACGGCACCGACGGCATGCTCGGCATGCTGGTGATGGCCATCGCCGACCTCCAGCGGCTGTTCACCACCGCCGACATCACCGCCGCGATGAGCCTGGAGGCTCTGCTCGGCTCCGACAAGGTGCTCGCCCCCGAGCTGCACGCCCCGATCCGCCCGCACCCGGGCCAGGCGCTGAGCGCGGCCAACATGCTGGCCGTCCTCAAGGACTCCGGCCTCACCGGCCACCACCAGGACGACGCGCCGCGGGTGCAGGACGCCTACTCGATCCGCTGCGCCCCGCAGGTGGCCGGCGCGGGCCGGGACACCGTCGCGCACGCCCGGCTGGTCGCCTCGCGCGAGCTGGCCGCCTCGGTGGACAACCCGGTGGTGCTGCCGGACGGCCGGGTGGAGTCCAACGGCAACTTCCACGGTGCGCCGGTGGCGTACGTGCTGGACTTCCTCGCCATCGCGGCCGCCGACCTCGGCTCGATCTCCGAGCGGCGCACCGACCGGCTGCTGGACAAGGCCCGTTCGCACGGCCTGCCGGCCTTCCTGGCCGACGACCCGGGCGTGGACTCCGGTCTGATGATCGCCCAGTACACCCAGGCGGCGCTGGTCAGCGAGAACAAGCGGCTCGCCGTCCCGGCGTCGGTCGACTCGATCCCGTCCTCCGCGATGCAGGAGGACCACGTGTCGATGGGCTGGTCGGCCGCCCGCAAGCTGCGCCAGGCGGTCGAGAACCTGGGTCGGATCCTGGCCGTCGAGCTCACCGCCGCCGCCCGCGCGCTGGAGATCCGTCAGCAGGCGGACGCGGCCGGCCGGATCGCTCCGGCCACCGCCGCCGCGCTGGCCGTGGCCCGGGAGGCGGGGGTCGGCGGTGCCGGCCGCGACCGCTTCCTGTCGCCGGACCTGGAGGCCGCCGCCGCGCTGGTCGCCTCCGGGGAGCTGGTGCGGGCGGTCGAGAAGGTCACCGGCCCGCTGGCCTGA
- the fdhD gene encoding formate dehydrogenase accessory sulfurtransferase FdhD encodes MTRATARRRVVRLRGDGRGVRPDALAAEEPLEIRVGGEPLTVTMRTPGQDFDLVAGFLVGEGLVHAAEELAALRYCAGTDEAGANTYNVVDATLRGAARALPLSAHRNLLTTSACGLCGRDTVDAVRTHVRHPVAEDPLSVEPSLLYGLPDRLRAAQRTFESTGGLHAAGLFDAATGELLCAREDVGRHNAVDKVVGWALREGRLPLTGHVLLVSGRASFELTQKAALAGVPLLAAVSAPSSLAVDLAEELGLTLVGFLRGESANVYTRPDRIAEPALTRAP; translated from the coding sequence ATGACGCGGGCGACGGCGCGGCGGCGAGTGGTACGGCTGCGGGGAGACGGGCGCGGGGTGCGACCGGACGCGCTGGCGGCCGAGGAGCCGCTGGAGATCCGGGTCGGCGGCGAGCCGCTGACCGTCACCATGCGCACGCCCGGGCAGGACTTCGACCTGGTGGCCGGCTTCCTGGTCGGCGAGGGCCTCGTCCACGCCGCGGAGGAGCTGGCCGCCCTGCGGTACTGCGCCGGGACGGACGAGGCGGGCGCCAACACCTACAACGTCGTCGACGCCACCCTGCGCGGCGCGGCCCGCGCACTGCCGCTCTCCGCCCACCGCAACCTGCTCACCACCAGCGCCTGCGGCCTCTGCGGCCGGGACACCGTCGACGCGGTCCGCACCCACGTGCGGCACCCGGTCGCCGAGGACCCGCTCAGCGTCGAGCCGTCCCTGCTGTACGGCCTGCCGGACCGCCTACGCGCCGCCCAGCGCACCTTCGAGTCCACCGGCGGCCTGCACGCAGCCGGCCTGTTCGACGCGGCGACCGGCGAGCTGCTGTGCGCCCGCGAGGACGTCGGGCGGCACAACGCGGTGGACAAGGTGGTCGGCTGGGCGCTGCGCGAGGGCCGGCTGCCGCTGACCGGGCACGTCCTGCTGGTCAGCGGCCGGGCCTCGTTCGAGCTGACCCAGAAGGCCGCGCTGGCCGGGGTCCCGCTGCTCGCGGCCGTCTCGGCGCCCTCCTCGCTCGCGGTGGATCTGGCGGAGGAGCTGGGCCTGACACTGGTCGGCTTCCTGCGCGGGGAGAGCGCGAACGTCTACACCCGGCCGGACCGGATCGCCGAGCCCGCGCTCACTCGCGCCCCCTGA